From the genome of Arthrobacter alpinus, one region includes:
- a CDS encoding pyridoxamine 5'-phosphate oxidase family protein, with protein MTLEEPAGVEHLAKAQCWELLKGQVVGRLGVVSAGHPEIFPVNYAVHNGSVVFRTAAGTKLSASMPNAQVVFEIDGYDPHAEQAWSVILRGSAQEVAARVEPDGLPLQPWQAGAKNHFIRINAQHLSGRRFKVSEPDIWATPLSDPRRASFE; from the coding sequence ATGACACTCGAGGAGCCCGCCGGCGTTGAACACCTGGCCAAGGCCCAGTGCTGGGAATTGCTGAAGGGGCAGGTGGTGGGCCGCCTGGGCGTCGTCTCTGCGGGCCATCCGGAAATCTTTCCGGTGAATTATGCCGTGCACAACGGCTCCGTGGTGTTCCGGACCGCCGCCGGCACCAAACTTTCCGCGTCCATGCCCAACGCACAGGTGGTGTTTGAGATTGACGGTTATGATCCCCACGCCGAGCAGGCCTGGAGCGTAATCCTGCGCGGGAGCGCGCAGGAAGTTGCGGCTCGGGTCGAACCCGACGGCCTGCCGTTACAACCATGGCAGGCGGGTGCCAAGAACCACTTCATTCGCATCAATGCCCAGCACCTGAGCGGGCGACGCTTCAAGGTCAGCGAACCCGACATTTGGGCCACCCCACTCAGTGATCCCAGACGCGCATCTTTCGAATAA
- a CDS encoding pyridoxamine 5'-phosphate oxidase family protein — protein MTNTPEPAGTTNLAPHECWQLLRTVSLGRLAVWVVDHPDIFPINFTGDHGTLVFRTGEGTKLTSALAAFPVALEADGVDSATGIAWSVVAKGAASAIEAIGDVLDSAGLPLFPWQPGRKDHFVRITPTSVTGRRFKVTEPKTWWDPSSKNPHTATE, from the coding sequence ATGACGAACACACCAGAGCCTGCAGGAACCACCAACCTGGCACCCCACGAGTGCTGGCAGTTGCTGCGCACCGTGTCCCTGGGGCGCCTGGCCGTCTGGGTCGTGGACCACCCGGACATTTTTCCCATCAATTTCACTGGGGACCACGGAACGCTGGTCTTTAGGACAGGCGAGGGCACCAAGCTGACCTCTGCGCTCGCTGCGTTCCCCGTTGCCTTGGAGGCGGACGGCGTGGACTCTGCCACCGGCATTGCATGGAGTGTGGTGGCCAAGGGCGCCGCCTCCGCCATCGAAGCCATCGGTGACGTTCTCGACTCGGCCGGGCTGCCGCTGTTCCCGTGGCAGCCCGGCCGGAAGGACCACTTCGTTCGCATTACGCCCACCTCCGTCACCGGCCGCAGGTTCAAGGTCACGGAGCCGAAAACGTGGTGGGATCCTTCATCGAAGAATCCCCACACGGCAACCGAATGA
- a CDS encoding ABC1 kinase family protein, translating into MITRWERYGQVTEILARHGLGFLAAATGVDQWLNGRAGTAKTATANPERLRQALEELGPVFIKLGQMLSTRSDLLPPEYIAELAKLQDGAPPLASDTVRALVTQELGKAPEELFKTFDDAPLASASIGQAHEATLHDGTAVVIKVRRPGVVAQVNEDLEILQNLATRATRTWAGAATYNLAGITADFAETLRAELDYLQEGRNAERFARNFDSEPDIHIPAIFWETTTSRVLTIERIRGIKVDQLQALKAAGIDRHELADRAARAAAKMVFVDGFFHADPHPGNLFVEPSGSIGLIDFGMVGEVGKQLREQLGRLLLAFTANDPGRITSALLALSTHTGTADRSGLRTDTAQFMRLYQGKSLGQIDIAPLVTSMLTILRTHHLQLPRELALLVKMLLMMEGLGARLDPDFSLGEVLKPYAKRLALERFAPRNVAAVLSQLGLTAADLGTGLPEKLERLVARMEDGVEVHLRAAELEPLISRAEAIGNRLVAGMIAAAFIRGVGELTTADRDRLKIWLNPLMAGGVGAVGVLGTYLALTARPRRRGGTKP; encoded by the coding sequence ATGATCACCCGTTGGGAGCGGTATGGCCAGGTCACCGAAATACTTGCCAGGCACGGCCTCGGCTTCCTAGCCGCGGCCACCGGCGTGGACCAGTGGCTCAACGGGCGTGCGGGCACCGCCAAGACTGCCACGGCAAATCCGGAACGCCTCAGACAAGCCCTGGAAGAACTTGGGCCGGTGTTCATCAAGCTGGGCCAAATGCTCTCCACCCGGTCCGACCTGTTGCCCCCGGAGTACATAGCCGAGCTGGCCAAGCTCCAGGATGGGGCACCTCCCCTTGCCTCGGACACTGTCCGGGCCCTGGTCACCCAGGAACTGGGCAAGGCGCCGGAGGAATTGTTCAAAACGTTCGACGACGCTCCCCTGGCCAGCGCCTCGATCGGCCAGGCCCATGAGGCAACACTTCACGACGGCACCGCTGTGGTCATCAAGGTCCGGCGCCCCGGCGTCGTGGCCCAGGTCAATGAAGACCTGGAAATACTGCAGAACCTTGCCACCCGCGCCACCCGCACCTGGGCGGGCGCAGCCACCTACAACCTGGCCGGCATCACGGCTGATTTCGCAGAAACGCTGCGGGCCGAACTCGACTATCTGCAAGAGGGCAGGAATGCGGAACGCTTTGCCCGCAACTTCGACTCCGAACCGGACATCCACATTCCGGCGATCTTCTGGGAAACCACCACCTCACGGGTACTGACGATTGAACGTATCCGGGGCATCAAGGTCGACCAGCTCCAGGCCCTCAAGGCGGCCGGAATCGACAGGCATGAACTGGCCGACCGCGCGGCCAGGGCTGCGGCCAAGATGGTATTTGTGGACGGCTTCTTCCATGCGGACCCGCACCCCGGCAATCTCTTTGTGGAGCCATCCGGATCGATCGGGCTGATTGACTTTGGCATGGTGGGTGAGGTGGGAAAACAGCTCCGCGAGCAACTGGGCAGGCTCCTACTGGCATTCACCGCCAATGACCCGGGACGAATCACCAGCGCCCTACTGGCACTGTCCACACACACGGGGACAGCCGACCGCAGCGGCCTGCGCACGGACACGGCACAGTTCATGCGGCTCTACCAAGGCAAGAGCCTGGGCCAGATAGATATCGCTCCGCTGGTCACCAGCATGCTGACCATCCTGCGCACCCACCACCTGCAACTGCCGCGCGAGCTGGCACTTCTGGTGAAGATGTTGCTCATGATGGAGGGCCTTGGCGCCCGGCTGGATCCGGACTTCAGCTTGGGCGAAGTACTCAAGCCATACGCCAAACGCCTGGCCCTGGAGCGCTTCGCGCCCCGCAACGTGGCCGCGGTGCTCTCACAGTTGGGACTGACCGCGGCCGATCTCGGCACCGGACTGCCCGAAAAACTTGAGCGCCTGGTGGCGCGTATGGAGGATGGGGTCGAGGTGCACCTGCGCGCCGCCGAATTGGAACCGCTGATCAGCCGGGCCGAGGCCATCGGCAACCGGCTGGTGGCAGGCATGATCGCCGCGGCCTTCATCCGGGGCGTCGGGGAACTCACAACCGCGGACCGCGACCGGCTCAAGATCTGGCTCAACCCCCTCATGGCCGGTGGCGTCGGCGCGGTGGGGGTGCTGGGCACCTACCTGGCCCTGACCGCCCGGCCAAGGCGGCGCGGCGGCACCAAGCCATGA
- a CDS encoding response regulator, which translates to MDQVAPAPRQTSSGRTEPITVFILDDHELVRLGLKNLLEGEGFKVVGTTGSALEATRHIPALHPDVSILDARLPDGTGIEVCRDVRSVDPSLQCIILTSYDDEQALRGAVLAGAAGYVMKEIGGTDLLASLRRTAAGESLFNPDIVQRIVQGIAPPHRVDPRTSALTPQEGRVLTLIGRGLTNREIGAEMYLAEKTIKNYVSSLLAKLGFERRTQAAVFITDTKWKNHPDHD; encoded by the coding sequence ATGGACCAGGTCGCCCCGGCCCCGCGACAAACGTCGTCGGGCCGTACCGAACCGATCACGGTTTTCATCCTTGACGACCACGAACTCGTCCGCCTCGGCCTGAAGAATCTACTGGAGGGGGAAGGCTTCAAGGTGGTCGGCACCACCGGATCCGCCTTGGAGGCGACGCGCCACATTCCGGCGCTCCACCCCGACGTTTCAATTCTGGATGCCCGCCTTCCCGATGGAACAGGCATTGAGGTTTGCCGGGACGTGCGGTCCGTGGACCCGTCGTTGCAATGCATCATTCTCACCAGTTACGACGACGAGCAGGCCCTGCGCGGGGCCGTGCTCGCCGGTGCCGCAGGATACGTGATGAAGGAGATCGGCGGCACGGACTTGCTGGCATCCTTGCGCAGGACAGCAGCGGGAGAGTCACTTTTCAATCCGGATATCGTCCAGAGAATCGTGCAGGGAATCGCTCCACCCCACCGGGTGGACCCGCGGACCTCGGCCCTGACACCGCAGGAGGGCCGCGTGCTCACACTCATCGGGCGCGGACTGACCAACCGGGAAATTGGCGCTGAGATGTACCTGGCGGAGAAGACCATCAAGAACTACGTCTCCTCCCTGCTGGCGAAACTGGGGTTTGAGCGAAGGACCCAGGCCGCTGTTTTTATCACCGACACCAAGTGGAAGAACCACCCCGACCATGACTGA
- a CDS encoding PLP-dependent aminotransferase family protein, protein MSQQAAAMGVGEKLPSVRALSKAYGASPVTITAAITSLTALGVVRAEPGRGTFVAGRDTVQEPDYAWQSSALGRSRVDSSRAGRPGMQGTADHVQLSWGYLAPELQPFDELRTLGVRSAKSHRAWTMAPPAGLPELRRVFAAGLNAEPGDMLIMPGGQQSLAFAMRTLADPGTTLITESPSYPGAIIAAQAAGLNLAAVPADADGILPDKLADALERTHATLIYLQPCYANPTGAVLSPRRRVEVLALAKRFGAFIIEDDWARHLSLEGAAPAPLFTQDPDGHVVSIATLSKPAAPGLRVGALAARGPAGERLRKARIADDMCVPALAQEIALGLLTSSAWPRHVKRLRTGLRERRDAMVRQVHASVPSARVVDVPAGGIHLWVKLPEGTDSTVLTAAAQDAGVLIGDGKHYYLDEPPAPFMRLSFGAASIPQIQEGVRRVAALL, encoded by the coding sequence TTGAGCCAGCAGGCCGCGGCGATGGGCGTGGGGGAGAAGCTTCCTTCAGTCCGGGCGTTGTCGAAGGCCTACGGGGCAAGCCCGGTGACGATCACCGCGGCCATCACCTCCCTCACGGCGCTCGGCGTGGTCCGGGCCGAGCCCGGGCGCGGCACCTTCGTCGCCGGGCGGGACACAGTACAGGAGCCCGACTACGCCTGGCAGTCCTCGGCACTGGGTCGTTCCCGCGTCGACTCTTCTCGCGCCGGCCGCCCCGGCATGCAGGGGACCGCCGACCACGTGCAGCTCTCGTGGGGCTACCTGGCCCCGGAACTGCAACCCTTCGACGAGCTTCGCACCTTGGGTGTCCGGTCCGCGAAAAGCCACCGGGCCTGGACCATGGCTCCGCCGGCAGGGCTGCCCGAGCTGCGGCGCGTCTTCGCCGCCGGGCTCAACGCCGAACCCGGGGACATGCTAATTATGCCCGGAGGCCAGCAGTCACTGGCGTTTGCCATGCGCACCCTCGCCGATCCCGGTACCACGCTCATCACCGAAAGCCCCAGCTACCCAGGGGCCATCATTGCCGCCCAAGCCGCTGGCCTGAATCTCGCGGCAGTCCCGGCCGACGCCGACGGGATCCTCCCGGACAAGCTGGCCGATGCGCTTGAGCGCACCCACGCCACGCTCATCTACCTGCAGCCATGCTATGCCAACCCCACCGGGGCCGTCCTCAGCCCTCGACGGCGTGTAGAGGTCCTTGCATTGGCCAAGCGGTTTGGTGCGTTCATCATTGAAGACGACTGGGCCAGGCACCTGTCCCTCGAGGGCGCAGCACCGGCTCCGTTGTTCACCCAGGATCCGGACGGGCATGTGGTCTCCATTGCAACGTTGAGCAAGCCGGCCGCCCCCGGGCTTCGGGTTGGTGCCCTGGCTGCGAGGGGGCCGGCTGGTGAACGCCTGCGCAAGGCCCGGATCGCCGATGACATGTGTGTGCCAGCCCTTGCCCAGGAAATAGCTCTGGGACTGTTGACATCCAGTGCGTGGCCGCGGCATGTCAAGCGCCTGCGCACGGGGCTGCGGGAGCGGCGCGACGCCATGGTACGTCAGGTGCATGCCTCGGTGCCTAGTGCCCGGGTGGTGGACGTGCCCGCCGGGGGCATCCACTTATGGGTCAAACTGCCCGAAGGAACCGACTCCACCGTGCTGACCGCGGCCGCCCAGGACGCGGGAGTGCTGATCGGCGATGGGAAGCACTACTACCTCGACGAGCCGCCAGCCCCGTTCATGCGGCTCTCCTTCGGGGCTGCCTCCATTCCGCAGATTCAGGAAGGGGTCCGCCGCGTCGCGGCGCTCTTGTAG
- a CDS encoding maleylpyruvate isomerase N-terminal domain-containing protein, with amino-acid sequence MSRVTQLTDDDVQSPSRLPGWTVGHVMTHLARNADAHARRLSGALSGHDVPKYESGEQQRRTEIEDGATRLAGEIIADLQASMDGLEEIFTQSTAAGWPNGHFLGGGHYGVAGCPAHRLREVEMHHVDLGRGYTPLDWPDEYVAWDLPQLLATIPGRLDSSNGRRLFMAWLAGRGPLDNGTILNPW; translated from the coding sequence ATGAGTCGCGTAACCCAGCTGACGGACGACGACGTCCAATCACCAAGTCGTCTGCCCGGCTGGACCGTGGGCCATGTAATGACCCATCTTGCTCGCAATGCTGACGCCCATGCGCGCCGCCTCTCAGGTGCGCTGAGCGGCCATGATGTTCCCAAATACGAAAGCGGCGAGCAACAGCGCAGGACCGAGATTGAAGACGGGGCCACACGGTTAGCTGGTGAGATCATCGCCGATCTGCAAGCCAGTATGGACGGTCTTGAAGAGATATTCACGCAATCTACTGCGGCAGGATGGCCCAATGGGCACTTCCTCGGCGGAGGGCATTACGGTGTCGCTGGTTGCCCGGCGCACAGGCTCCGCGAAGTGGAGATGCACCACGTCGACCTTGGACGCGGGTACACCCCTTTGGATTGGCCGGACGAGTATGTTGCCTGGGATCTTCCGCAGTTGCTTGCAACCATCCCCGGGCGGCTTGATTCTTCCAATGGTCGCCGGTTGTTTATGGCTTGGTTGGCTGGGCGCGGGCCGCTGGACAACGGGACAATCCTGAACCCCTGGTAA
- a CDS encoding class I SAM-dependent methyltransferase has protein sequence MLSVLRKSSEELPSGVANRITATRGSAERISVDDQSVDAIICLQAWHWVDPEQAINECDRVLKQNGMMGRAWHTWDRTSDWVQALAAIIEPDGTPADQTLSVPGEFVGRGTFERKEFPFNHELTLEQLVQLASSWSFVAQRADRNIVLAKIRGLGEKAESVHTGLVRFPHTTATFRFKQPARGVVG, from the coding sequence ATGCTGTCGGTGCTCCGAAAGTCCAGCGAGGAACTGCCCTCCGGAGTCGCTAATCGCATCACCGCTACTCGCGGGTCGGCAGAACGTATCTCCGTGGACGATCAGAGCGTCGACGCCATTATTTGCCTCCAAGCTTGGCACTGGGTCGATCCTGAACAGGCAATAAATGAATGCGATCGTGTGCTCAAGCAGAACGGCATGATGGGTAGGGCGTGGCATACCTGGGACCGAACCAGCGATTGGGTGCAGGCACTGGCCGCAATCATCGAACCGGATGGAACCCCTGCCGACCAAACGCTCAGCGTGCCTGGAGAGTTTGTCGGACGAGGCACCTTTGAACGCAAGGAATTCCCCTTCAACCACGAGCTGACGCTCGAGCAACTCGTTCAACTTGCCAGCTCCTGGTCTTTTGTTGCGCAGAGAGCAGACCGAAACATTGTCTTGGCTAAAATCCGTGGGCTGGGCGAAAAAGCCGAGTCTGTTCACACAGGCCTTGTCAGATTTCCCCACACCACGGCCACCTTTCGCTTCAAACAGCCAGCACGAGGAGTCGTGGGTTAG
- a CDS encoding DUF1684 domain-containing protein — MTTNPAVQAADVADWRVRTFELYAGVRRTAQDHGAPEAHAFWVRGRNELFASHPASALTTAAKARFTGLQVADYNPDFRFECEPTAQGAGQQMLVQTGTDGTVPFEQLGTLEIPGIGSLALWALRSYGGGLFLPFRDASSGRSGGSYGGGRYLLDTVKGAHLGRNAGTIVVDFNFAYNPSCAYDEAWACPLPGPHNRLTTHIPVGEFYLPRLAGTPEAGND, encoded by the coding sequence ATGACTACCAACCCGGCTGTTCAGGCCGCCGACGTCGCCGACTGGCGGGTTCGCACCTTTGAGCTATACGCCGGGGTACGCCGCACGGCCCAGGATCACGGCGCACCCGAAGCCCATGCCTTCTGGGTGCGGGGTCGCAACGAACTGTTCGCCTCCCACCCGGCCTCCGCACTGACCACCGCGGCCAAGGCCCGCTTCACTGGCCTGCAGGTGGCAGACTACAACCCGGACTTCCGCTTCGAGTGTGAACCCACCGCCCAGGGCGCCGGGCAACAGATGCTGGTGCAGACCGGAACCGACGGCACAGTCCCGTTCGAACAGCTGGGCACCTTGGAGATCCCCGGGATCGGCTCCCTCGCCCTATGGGCGTTGCGCAGCTACGGCGGCGGCCTCTTTCTCCCGTTCCGGGACGCAAGCTCGGGGAGGAGCGGCGGCAGCTATGGCGGGGGCCGCTACCTGCTGGACACCGTCAAGGGCGCCCACCTGGGCCGAAACGCTGGGACTATCGTCGTGGACTTCAACTTCGCCTACAACCCCTCATGCGCCTACGACGAAGCGTGGGCTTGCCCCCTGCCTGGCCCCCACAACCGGCTGACCACGCATATTCCGGTGGGTGAATTCTACCTGCCGCGCCTGGCTGGCACACCGGAGGCGGGCAACGACTAA
- a CDS encoding urease subunit gamma — protein sequence MHLTPREQEKLMIVLAADLARCRQSRNLKLNHPEAVAILSRSDVMHGVAYMIKDVQIEAIFRPAPPSASPAPSCSPKNRVRPHEAWRGSCVWWRQGDP from the coding sequence ATGCATTTGACGCCCCGTGAGCAGGAAAAACTCATGATTGTTCTCGCTGCGGACTTGGCACGCTGCAGGCAATCCCGGAACCTGAAGCTCAACCATCCCGAAGCCGTCGCCATCCTCTCCCGCTCTGACGTCATGCATGGGGTGGCTTACATGATCAAGGACGTTCAGATCGAGGCCATCTTCCGGCCGGCACCGCCGTCTGCCTCGCCGGCACCGAGCTGTTCGCCCAAAAATCGAGTACGACCACACGAAGCATGGCGAGGAAGTTGTGTTTGGTGGCGGCAAGGTGACCCGTGA